One window from the genome of Sphaerotilus microaerophilus encodes:
- a CDS encoding DUF4255 domain-containing protein — protein sequence MKSALRDCSNSLRMMLEQALRDDVDLSPFFDPLDPSPTAIGTFVVNLNNPEEFAAREFEGVSLWLYLIERDAETLNLPPRRTAPGRLPSVPLPLRLHYLLTPRVDHVTRAQAGELEQLILGKALQLLHDSPRLAGNQLVDGLSGSTDEFFVRLEPLPLDHITRVWDALEVPYQLCVSYEVSVVPVESGQQPAPTVPVDSLLAEVGVARRVGA from the coding sequence ATGAAGTCCGCCCTGCGCGATTGCAGCAACAGCCTGCGCATGATGCTCGAGCAGGCGCTGCGTGACGACGTCGACCTGTCACCGTTCTTCGACCCGCTGGACCCGTCGCCGACCGCGATCGGCACCTTCGTCGTCAACCTCAACAACCCCGAGGAATTCGCCGCACGGGAATTCGAGGGCGTGTCGCTGTGGCTGTACCTGATCGAGCGCGACGCCGAGACGTTGAACCTGCCGCCGCGCCGCACCGCGCCCGGCCGTCTGCCGTCGGTGCCGCTGCCGCTGCGCCTGCACTACCTGCTGACGCCGCGCGTCGACCACGTCACGCGCGCGCAGGCCGGCGAACTGGAGCAGTTGATCCTCGGCAAGGCGCTGCAGTTGCTGCACGACAGCCCGCGCCTGGCCGGCAACCAGCTGGTCGACGGCCTCAGCGGCAGCACTGACGAGTTCTTCGTGCGCCTGGAGCCACTGCCGCTGGACCATATCACGCGCGTGTGGGACGCGCTCGAAGTGCCGTACCAGCTGTGCGTGTCGTACGAGGTCAGCGTCGTGCCGGTCGAGTCCGGCCAGCAGCCGGCGCCGACGGTGCCGGTCGATTCGCTGCTGGCCGAGGTCGGCGTCGCGCGCCGCGTCGGAGCCTGA
- a CDS encoding phage tail sheath C-terminal domain-containing protein: protein MPEYLAPGVYVEEVAGPRPIEGVGTSTAGVVGVTERGPLNTPQLVTSNGEFARVFGGALPAAEFSDGARTHHHLPHAVDAFFTNGGKRMYVTRVLPVGASSAQRTAMFADPNVATPGDTVLLRPAQQGSASLATPPALYVLDPTDFAVNDDLRIGTGSRSEYHALQGIGANQRHVTLGTPLRHGHAGAAPVVVLVPAPDTPNFPVAGESNFTTVNHVDAGATELVLAGPGTATLLDLLPSGTPSASWLLLQLIDNGISDYVFATCAEAAGTDARVWLARPVQTELPAGVMANFLDTSGGTASTLQVPANVGDMLVYPVDDPLPGAYTTDTNVIVIDLGAAHPEATAIGTLATLDLDPPLQAAVAAGSLAQRVTLAADDRNVVSVSAGNQVVELDDVAHLVPGMELTFSDGVSFETRFVDAIDATTSEVTLRTALPWAPVGTVTLAPKALTVDAAPCAVSIALADRQGLDVGDVLLLGTDEVAVVRAIPGERGPAPDAGSVLLERPLASDHAAGSTLRRQAVEVDNAEQPVLIVLDATAGATRLVIGNGSGLAARDVLRITLPDGSRAFARAGAAFAAAAPRELTLDAALGFSHAVGLPVVERQPLFDIVAIDPGAWGNRLLVGAANEASGLAASTDVLNANPPLGPGMFSSMQLQSITGVEAGTVLEMRNPDGTLVEGLLKVRRVDRATRLVLLDMPGLTAAHMGAVGAAGMLGQHVHVSSREFTLFVMLRRRPDPATPSRDEDLLDQEVFRHVSMDPRHSRYVERLVGVTFTPGNDADDNGEPVRRSDRRSEGASSYIRVRDLAPAAPSTAREATRLGPEPLEDVLPSGLVRPARLALAGGDDQVPAMDDAMYIGADSNEPTHRTGLQTLRNLLTVALVAVPGQTGAFLQQAVIDHCELMRYRFAVLDGPAPNNDTLVDVQVHRQQFDSSYAALYHPWVLIPDPYPTSIAVARQLPVPPSGHVLGIYARSDNERGVHKAPANEVVRGITGLARSFTKAEQDQLNPYPVNINVLRDFRPQGRAIRVWGARVMTSDPALKYINVRRLLINIEDSIDRSTQWVVFEPNGPALWSALRRAISDFLTTFWRDGALQGEKPEEGFFVRCDETTMTRDDIDNGRLICLIGVAPVKPAEYVIFRIGLWTADAQR from the coding sequence ATGCCCGAGTACCTTGCCCCAGGTGTCTACGTCGAGGAGGTGGCCGGCCCGAGGCCGATCGAAGGCGTTGGCACCAGCACCGCCGGCGTCGTCGGCGTGACCGAACGCGGTCCGCTGAACACGCCGCAACTGGTGACCAGCAACGGCGAGTTCGCACGCGTCTTCGGTGGCGCGCTGCCCGCCGCGGAATTCAGCGACGGCGCGCGCACGCACCACCACCTGCCGCATGCGGTCGATGCCTTCTTCACCAACGGCGGCAAGCGCATGTACGTCACGCGCGTGCTGCCCGTAGGCGCCAGCTCAGCGCAGCGCACCGCGATGTTCGCGGACCCCAACGTGGCGACGCCCGGCGACACGGTGCTGCTGCGTCCCGCGCAGCAGGGCAGCGCGAGCCTGGCCACGCCGCCCGCGCTGTACGTGCTGGACCCGACCGACTTCGCGGTCAACGACGACCTGCGCATCGGCACCGGCAGCCGCAGCGAGTACCATGCACTGCAGGGCATCGGCGCCAACCAGCGCCACGTCACGCTCGGCACGCCGCTGCGCCACGGCCACGCCGGCGCCGCGCCGGTGGTGGTGCTGGTGCCGGCGCCCGACACGCCCAACTTCCCGGTCGCCGGCGAATCGAATTTCACGACGGTGAACCACGTCGACGCCGGCGCGACCGAGCTGGTGCTCGCCGGCCCCGGCACCGCCACGCTGCTGGACCTGCTGCCCAGCGGCACGCCATCGGCGAGCTGGCTGCTGCTGCAGCTGATCGACAACGGCATCAGCGACTACGTCTTCGCAACCTGCGCCGAGGCCGCGGGCACCGACGCGCGGGTCTGGCTCGCGCGCCCGGTGCAGACCGAACTGCCCGCCGGCGTGATGGCCAACTTCCTCGACACCAGCGGCGGCACCGCGAGCACGCTGCAGGTACCGGCCAACGTCGGCGACATGCTCGTGTACCCGGTCGACGATCCCCTGCCCGGCGCCTACACGACCGACACCAACGTGATCGTGATCGACCTCGGCGCCGCCCACCCGGAGGCCACCGCGATCGGCACGCTGGCGACGCTGGACCTCGACCCGCCACTGCAGGCCGCGGTCGCGGCCGGCTCGCTGGCGCAGCGCGTGACGCTGGCCGCGGACGACCGCAACGTGGTCTCGGTGTCCGCCGGCAACCAGGTGGTCGAGCTCGACGACGTGGCCCACCTCGTGCCCGGCATGGAGCTGACCTTCAGCGACGGCGTGTCCTTCGAGACGCGCTTCGTCGATGCGATCGACGCCACCACGTCGGAAGTCACGCTGCGCACCGCGCTGCCGTGGGCGCCGGTCGGCACGGTCACGCTGGCGCCGAAGGCGCTGACCGTCGACGCGGCGCCTTGCGCGGTCTCGATCGCGCTCGCCGACCGCCAGGGCTTGGATGTGGGCGACGTGCTGCTGCTCGGCACCGACGAAGTGGCCGTGGTGCGCGCGATTCCCGGTGAACGCGGGCCCGCGCCCGACGCCGGCAGCGTGCTGCTGGAACGCCCGCTGGCCTCCGACCACGCCGCGGGCAGCACGCTGCGCCGCCAGGCGGTCGAGGTCGACAACGCCGAGCAGCCGGTGCTGATCGTGCTGGACGCGACAGCCGGCGCCACGCGCCTCGTGATCGGCAACGGCAGCGGCCTCGCGGCCCGCGACGTGCTGCGCATCACGCTGCCCGACGGCTCGCGCGCCTTCGCGCGCGCCGGCGCGGCCTTCGCCGCCGCGGCGCCGCGCGAGCTCACGCTCGACGCCGCGCTCGGGTTCAGCCACGCGGTCGGCCTGCCGGTCGTCGAGCGGCAGCCGCTGTTCGACATCGTCGCAATCGACCCTGGCGCCTGGGGCAACCGGCTGCTGGTCGGCGCCGCCAACGAGGCCAGCGGCCTGGCCGCGAGCACCGACGTTCTCAACGCCAACCCGCCGCTGGGCCCCGGCATGTTCTCGTCGATGCAGCTGCAGTCGATCACCGGCGTCGAGGCCGGCACGGTGCTCGAGATGCGCAACCCGGACGGCACGCTGGTCGAAGGGCTGCTGAAGGTGCGGCGCGTCGACCGCGCGACGCGCCTGGTGCTGCTGGACATGCCGGGCCTCACCGCCGCCCACATGGGTGCGGTTGGCGCGGCCGGAATGCTGGGCCAGCACGTGCACGTCAGCTCGCGCGAGTTCACACTGTTCGTGATGCTGCGCCGCCGGCCCGACCCGGCAACGCCGTCGCGCGACGAGGACCTGCTCGACCAGGAGGTCTTCCGCCACGTGTCGATGGACCCGCGCCACAGCCGCTACGTCGAGCGCCTCGTCGGCGTGACCTTTACGCCCGGCAACGACGCCGACGACAACGGCGAGCCGGTGCGCCGCAGCGACCGCCGCAGCGAGGGCGCTTCGTCGTACATCCGCGTGCGCGACCTCGCGCCGGCCGCGCCCTCGACCGCGCGGGAGGCCACACGCCTCGGCCCCGAGCCGCTGGAAGACGTGCTGCCCTCGGGCCTGGTGCGCCCGGCGCGCCTCGCGCTCGCGGGCGGCGACGACCAGGTGCCGGCGATGGACGACGCGATGTACATCGGCGCCGACAGCAACGAGCCGACGCACCGCACCGGCCTGCAGACGCTGCGCAACCTGCTCACGGTGGCGCTGGTCGCGGTGCCCGGCCAGACCGGCGCCTTCCTCCAGCAGGCCGTCATCGACCACTGCGAGCTGATGCGCTACCGCTTCGCGGTGCTCGACGGCCCGGCGCCCAACAACGACACGCTGGTCGACGTGCAGGTGCACCGCCAGCAGTTCGACAGTTCCTACGCGGCGCTCTACCACCCATGGGTGCTGATCCCCGACCCGTACCCGACGTCGATCGCGGTCGCCCGCCAGCTCCCGGTGCCGCCGTCCGGCCACGTGCTGGGGATCTATGCGCGCAGCGACAACGAGCGCGGTGTGCACAAGGCGCCGGCCAACGAGGTCGTGCGCGGCATCACCGGCCTGGCGCGCAGCTTTACCAAGGCCGAGCAGGACCAGCTCAACCCCTACCCGGTGAACATCAACGTGCTGCGCGACTTCCGGCCGCAGGGCCGCGCGATCCGCGTCTGGGGCGCGCGCGTGATGACCAGCGACCCCGCGTTGAAGTACATCAACGTGCGTCGACTGTTGATCAACATCGAGGACTCCATCGACCGCAGCACCCAGTGGGTGGTCTTCGAGCCGAACGGGCCGGCGCTGTGGTCCGCGCTGCGGCGCGCGATCTCCGACTTCCTCACCACCTTCTGGCGCGACGGCGCGCTGCAGGGCGAGAAGCCTGAGGAAGGCTTCTTCGTGCGCTGCGACGAAACGACGATGACGCGCGACGACATCGACAACGGGCGGCTGATCTGCCTGATCGGCGTCGCGCCGGTCAAGCCCGCCGAGTACGTGATCTTCCGCATCGGCCTGTGGACGGCCGACGCCCAGCGTTGA
- a CDS encoding phage tail protein has protein sequence MATRIDPSRTYNFLAVFIGLGEISFSEISGIAVDSDVVDYREGNERFNNVRKLPGLRKFANLTFRRGYTPDDRLWQWYARLANGANERYNGSIVLLNEARKPVMRWNFVNAFITKIDGPMLKAAGNEIAIEAMDIAHEGLTMELESQGA, from the coding sequence ATGGCCACCAGGATCGACCCGTCACGCACCTACAACTTCCTCGCCGTCTTCATCGGGCTGGGCGAGATCTCGTTCAGCGAGATCAGCGGCATCGCGGTCGACAGCGACGTCGTCGACTACCGCGAAGGCAACGAGCGCTTCAACAATGTGCGCAAGCTGCCCGGCCTGCGCAAGTTCGCCAACCTCACCTTCCGCCGCGGCTACACCCCCGACGACCGGCTGTGGCAGTGGTACGCGCGCCTCGCGAACGGCGCCAACGAACGCTACAACGGCAGCATCGTGCTGCTGAACGAGGCGCGCAAGCCGGTGATGCGCTGGAACTTCGTCAACGCGTTCATCACGAAGATCGACGGCCCGATGCTGAAGGCCGCCGGCAACGAGATCGCGATCGAGGCGATGGACATCGCGCACGAGGGGCTCACGATGGAGCTCGAGTCGCAGGGCGCCTGA